CTCAGCATGGAGCTGGAGTTTATCCTCTGTAAACTAGACCCTGATATAAAGCTAAGgtttatttcattaaaagaaaaaaaaaaaaaaagaattcctgGGTAACAGTTTGTTTCACATCAGAGTTCAGCCCCCTTTGGTTCACACGTCAGGACTTCCTGCTGGACTTTTGTGGAAGTGTGACATGTGATATGCCCTGCAGACATAAACACAGGTATTTACCATCTGTACTGCTATACTGACGTTGTCAATTTGCAGGTAGTAGGTGATGCTTACACTCCTCTGTTGCTCACTCTCAAAAGAGAGGATaaatacagtgatataattacacagttttacagtttttctcaattgccaaAACACTTAAACCCTGTTGTCTGAACCAAATgctcagtatatatatatatatatatatatatatatataggtgaGCTAGGACAGGTGAGCtaggatattagattatttacctttgtatttttaattaaccaCTGTGTTGTGAGATTGAACCTCTTTGATGATCGTCTGGGAAAAACCCTTGTAACGAGAGGCAGGAGGAAGAGACAGTGAGGTGGATTGTTTCGATCGGACACCTGGTACGTCATTATCATAAATCAGCGCAATCACGCACgggcacacacgcacacgcccTCTCATGCACGCGCGGggcttttttcacacctaggtgtgaaagggccgCCTCCCTATTACTACTAGCATTTTTGTGAACAGTAAATATTATTTCTTAAAATTTCATGATCTGAtcgttgtgttttctttttttctatgttgTGCATAATGACTGTTCAGTAgtgttttacattttgattgACTCGGGGTCTGATCTGACAACACTGTTTGCTTTTGAGCACTGCTTCAACTGTTTTGAGGCAATAGTTTAGTTTTGCAGGAAGAGTCAGAGGTTTTGTGAAAGTAGTTTGAAaattgagttttgtgtttacagattAGAGACATGGTTTCAAGAAATGTGTCttggcaattgagaaaaactgtaacaacCCTGAACCCTAACAACCAGTGGCAAGAAAGCATCTTGAAAATATTCAAATGTCAAGTCAAAACAAGACTGTGAATTTCACCTGCAAGAAAACTTTAGTAAAACTCTATTTCTGTCCTATAAAACTTctactgtgaaaaaaatatgatCCAGGATAATAACAAATTTGTACCTGACTATCAGGCTCAGGCTAGTAACTGTCGCCTGGGGCATCTGTGATATAAAGATGTGGTTTGGCCTCTATGTGCTCTAagtcattcaggtgtgttatgCTGAAAGACATATTTTAGACATGAGAAGCATGTCTCTGTTATATGAGAAATCTGTAGAATGCACTCTGAGTGAGTTGGATCTTTTCACTGCACCCTTATCTCAACTCTCCATTGAAAACAAATCCTACATGGAGCTCAGATCtatttctgctgtgactgaCTGGGGCCCCCTAGAAGTTTTTGTACCAGGAAGCAGCTGTAATCATTTGGACCTGATTGATACTTTGCTGCACctaagattgaaaaaaaaaagctctcacaGAAAGACACCAGTTGAAAAAAACCTCTCTTCCCATCAGTATTCATACGTTCTAACCCAAAGAGGCCTACATGTGACAAATTTTCTCTGTGGCTGAAGAAAATAACCTTTGACTTTATCTTCAAACCATAAAGCCTTTGGCATAACAGCAAGAAGCATGGGGAGAAAACTGCACTAATCTATATATCACTGATTATAATCGCTGTCTGTAAAATAAATCACTTTAGACTCCTGCATTATAAAGTTTGGTTTACCATTACAGCTAAAATTATTTAAGCATCAGCCCTTTTGAATTATGCGTGACAAAAACAGAGCCCCTGAAGTACGGATGTCTTAATTGCAGAAGTAATCTTTCCACGCAATCATGACCTCTGGCATCCCAGTTTTTAATTGTGATGTTATAGCAGATACCAAAAACAGCCTGGCGTTATGGTCTACGACATGGACCACAAcgtaaaggcctggatgacctctaatttcctgcatctaaattcagacaaaactgaggttGCTGTACTCTGCCCCGCAGGTCTTAGAGGTGTGGTGTCTAGCCAGATACTTTCTCTGGATGGTGTTGAATTGGCTTCCAGTGACACTGTGAGAAAGCTTAAAGTCATTTTTGATCacaatatgtccttcaatgcacttattaaacaaatatgtaggatcacttttttgcatttgtgcaatatttctaaactaAGAAACATCAGAgtaatgctgaaaagctaattcacatatttattacttctagctggactattttaattcattattatcaggctgtccataaagctccctgaaaagccttcagctgattcaaaatgctgcagctagagtgctgacagggaggcagagccttcagctttcaggaccctcttctgtggaacgagctcccaatttggattcaggagacagacatgctctctatttttaagattaggctctaaactttcctttttgaaccctcccttagttatgtctAGGTTTCTGGGCAGTGGGTggggtttcccatgatgcactgagtgttgcttttcattcacctcgttttactctgtttataccttccacagtgtgtcttttgtccggTCTCTCTCCCCTTAGCTCTATCCAGTCACTGCAGATAACtggccctccctgagcctggttttgcctgttaaaagggagtttttcctttccactgtcgccaagtgcttgcacataggaggtcattttgactgttaggctttctctgtaattattgtaagatctttaccttacaatagaaACCACCTTGAGGTTACTGTTTGTTGCGattttaaaattgaatttaaatgaaatgaatattTCTGATTTCTGCAACAGCAGTTCTCCAAACACAGACTTATGGCTGCTTATATCAGTCTACTATGCAATAAAGTCTTATAAAAACCTTTTGATCCATTCCAACGGACACCCTGTGTTTAGCATTCCTCAGACATGTTTACAATCTTAAACATGAACTGAAGTCTGATAAGACTACACACGGCAAACGGAAACTCTAAGGAAACTGAAAACCCTATAATAAACTAGGAATCTAAATCATAAGCAAACTAAGAAACATGATGGAAAAAacttaacaataacagaacttccaccccaaaacacaaagagattGAGTCAGTGGTCAGAGTGGCTCAGCAAACCAAGTCATATTCCAAACCACCAaacaggctttttttccccactgctgtttatCTTCAGATAATTCACTGGGCCCACACTGTCATCCTGGGCCGAATCGAAGCATCACATTCTTTTGAAGGATGTTCTGGTGAACTGTCTCAGAAAATATTGTGAGCTCTTTTACTCTCGCTGAGACACTACAGCCAATCTTATGGTTTCCCCACCTGCTAAACTCCACTTTAACCTCTGGCTGtacttatttttctgtttagctgTAAAGTTGAGGTAAAGTTGGTTCTAGTCCCCGTCTGAGTGCATGCTGTCATTGGGGCCCTGGGagagacacttaacccacattgtgTAAGTATGaatgtggttgtatgtttggtgTTCGGTGGTGGTCTGTggggccgtaggtgtgaattaGCCGCCACGCTTCTGTTAGACTGCCCCAGAACAGCTGTGGATACATTGGTAGCTTACTGCCACCAAGTACGACtgaggtgtgaatgagtgtAAATGTGAATGtacatgaaaatgtaaatcgtctttgagtaccttgaaaagtgctatataagtccAATGCATATTATTACAAACATACTTGAAAATGTGCTAATTAATGatatcagtttatttttactgttccACGTTTCATCTGTTTTATACATTCATGATTCAATTCAAAGAAAGTCGAGTCACAGTTATTAATCTTGAAAATGAAACGGCAGCAATTAGCTAGTGCAATAACTGAACAATGACTGtgccataaataaaacataataacaaTTTAAGGTGACCTTAATAAAACAATGAGTGACATTACAAAATAACACGAGTACaaaacattattaaaaacatGCTGCTGGTAATTGTGTAACAATAAAATTAGACATCCAAGaatataataatacatttttttttaactgtgccTCATGTAACATTCAAGATCTTCTGTAACAAGTTAGCCATGTGTCTGGTCTAGAAGTTACTGCAGGGCAGGAAATAGTTGTTCCTCAGCACACGGTACAGCCTCCCAGTACTCAGGCTGTACTCATGCATGTAGGGTCCACTGTAGAGGTAGGTGAAACCTGCAGAACAGACATGTTACATGTTAGTGCTGCATAACAGCTCAAGGAATTTCAAATAGCTGCAATCATTGTCAGCatcaatattatttatatagcacatttgaTTAAACATAAATGAATGTGCTTAGCATAAAAGATGAAAGCATGAAACCCCCAAAAGACAATCACTGTCTCATTTCAGTGTTCTTCAATGCTGGAATGCTGCTCACCTCTGTGCTGCAAAGCTGCAGTCACTCTGGAGGTCATTCCCGAAAAGGTCTCATCCACACGTTTGGGGAATCCTGCATCCATGTTCTTTTTGACCTCATCATAACTGGGAAAAGAAATAGTAATTAGGCTGATGTAACATTTGTAATACAACTTGTAAGCTGTCATATCAAAAGAATCAGCTGCCTGATGTTCTCAGGTCTTATTTAAACACACCTGTAGTAATCACTGCCTACAAAGAAAAGAGTCTTCCCAGTTTGTTGGTCATGGAGGGCCGCATCGACTTTCTTCACTGTTTTGGGCAGACCGAAGCTGGATATTGGTTTAGGATAGCCTCTAACAAGATCATAGCCGCTGAAAGCCCACACTTTCTGACCTGTAAACAAATAAGAAGAGGACTTTATAGTAAATCTatggaaaagcaaaaaaaaaaaaaggttgactTGAAAAGTTTGAAACACTCAGTGGACACAGGGAACACGTACctttaaaaagcattacatGGTCTGACTGAAGGTTCTCATAAGCAGCATCAATGTTAACAGGGGCACTGGGCCAGAAGTTTGTGATGAGAGTTTGCTGAGGTGTCATTGTCTGAGGGTGGTTACGCCAGAAGAagctgaggacacacacacacacaaaccccatAAATGATCTCAAAAAGCAGCTCTACTGTGGAGAAAAACACTCTTTATAGATTTCAGCACTCAGATATTAAAGCATTTGTTTTACGGTACCGGTCCTTAAAGAAGAGCATCTCTCCTCGCAGTGTGGCAACAGCGTCCAAAACCAATGTTGAATCACAGGCGTTTGGAGTAGGGGGGGCTGTAGGTCCAGGCTGAATAGGATCCTTATTTGGACCTGGAGGTAATTCAATGACATTGACCTTGCAGCTAAGTTGTAAAATGATTTGTGCACAAGTTCTTCTAAGATTTTGGGAAAATCAAAtggtgtttattaaaaaaaggacGAAATGAGCACTCACCATAGAGGGACTGGATGCCTTTAACATCATCTCGAGAGAGGACAAAGGTGTCAGGATCACTGTATGAGTACACTGGGTACATGAGAGCACCAGGGTCATCAGAGTGAGACAAGCCCAGAGAGTGACCAAACTCATGGGCAGCAACCATAAAGAGAACGTAGCCTaaagcagaaaacacacaatgacaGGTTGGTTACAGCTTAGTGTAAATCAGGTCACACACTGGCAGAGGAGTAATTGATTAAAGAGGACACCAAAGTTAGTAAAAGTAACAAATTTACCTGTGTTAGAGCGGAACGTGAAGGTTTCATCATCGTCAAAATGGGCGTCTCCTCCAATTCCATCACTTGGGGCAAAGGCGTGGGCGAGAGTGCCATCAGGGCCGTCAAAGGGGTAAAAATCACCGTGTGCTGTTCAAAGACAGTCAGATAAGACTTGGCAAAACCAAACATGCACTAAAGACAGTTTTagtcaaaaagcaaaaatgtaacCGGGTGTTCTTAACTGATAGCTGTGATGACGGTAAGATGTTTATGGAATAATGTAAAATTCAGAGATTATATTATTGAATGATCTTCTGGCCTCACCCTGGCGACCGAAGGAGATCATGATGTCAGCAGTGCCGCTGTAGATTCTTGTGAACCTCAGAGGAGTGACTTTGGCCCAAACCTGCAGCGCTTTCTCAATAGAATCATCCACCTCTGCCACAGACATGTCAGGTGTGTAGTTCTCTATCCTGTAGGACAGAAGAATAGTCCAGAAAATTATTAGATGGATTCAGTACAATCACATTTTCTCACATCTTCTCTCTTTAGATCATTTACCTGTATGtgaggctgtttttctgccattTGAGGTTGTTTCCAAAAGTGGAGAAATGGGCAACGGCTCCATCTGGAACACCACAGCGTGGCTTCTTCATCACGGCCAAGGTGTCAGCATCCAGAGTCCCGGTGATCTGCAGACCAAAGAATCTCTGCATCTCAGCCAGCTTCTTGTTCAGTGGGCTGATGCCCCGTCTGACAGCTGGaccctcctcctctgtcaggtTGAAGAATTTCTTCAGGTAGCTCTGAAGGAGAGAAATAGTCAGAGGTTGATATTTAAATATCCATCAGCACATATAAGTTCATtgaacaagtaaaaaaaaaaaaaataacagtaaaaagcaaaaagaagccAAGGACACATACCTTTGCTAAACTTTCATCTTGCTCAGTAAGCTGAGAAACTGGCATGCAGTAAACTGCCACTGCCAGGCCCAGCAGAACACTCAGAGTCAAAGTCTTCATGTTTCTTCGTTGTGTTCAATTTGTGTCTCAGTGCTGGAAGAAGCTGTTATATAGGCTGGAGTTTGGATTTGTTGCACAACTACCTGCTGTCACTGACTAAGGAGACGCTCCTTTTATGGATAAGAGGGGAAACCTGGCTTTGATTGCTCATGATGATG
The window above is part of the Archocentrus centrarchus isolate MPI-CPG fArcCen1 chromosome 14, fArcCen1, whole genome shotgun sequence genome. Proteins encoded here:
- the mmp13a gene encoding collagenase 3a gives rise to the protein MKTLTLSVLLGLAVAVYCMPVSQLTEQDESLAKSYLKKFFNLTEEEGPAVRRGISPLNKKLAEMQRFFGLQITGTLDADTLAVMKKPRCGVPDGAVAHFSTFGNNLKWQKNSLTYRIENYTPDMSVAEVDDSIEKALQVWAKVTPLRFTRIYSGTADIMISFGRQAHGDFYPFDGPDGTLAHAFAPSDGIGGDAHFDDDETFTFRSNTGYVLFMVAAHEFGHSLGLSHSDDPGALMYPVYSYSDPDTFVLSRDDVKGIQSLYGPNKDPIQPGPTAPPTPNACDSTLVLDAVATLRGEMLFFKDRFFWRNHPQTMTPQQTLITNFWPSAPVNIDAAYENLQSDHVMLFKGQKVWAFSGYDLVRGYPKPISSFGLPKTVKKVDAALHDQQTGKTLFFVGSDYYSYDEVKKNMDAGFPKRVDETFSGMTSRVTAALQHRGFTYLYSGPYMHEYSLSTGRLYRVLRNNYFLPCSNF